The DNA window GCGTTTAGAGAAAGAAATGAGTCGGCGCAATGGGTTGCGAGGCCGCACCGCTACGGAACTTCGGCGCCTTTGTCACCGGCATTCGGCAGGTGTGTATCGAGGGCTCGCAACGCGTCCATCAGCGCTGCGAAGCGCTGCTGGCCGATGCGCCCGACATAGCGCCGCTCGATCTCAAGCTTGATGCGGTCACCGTCGCGCAAGGCGTCCAGTCCCTTACTTGTGTAGCCGACAAGCTTGCCGCGCCCGTCTCGCGGATCGGGCAGGCGCTGTACCACGCCTTCCGCCTCCAGCCCATCGAGCAATTGCTGGACCGCCTGCTTGGAAATCGCCGAGCGATCAATCAGAGCAGCCTGGCGAATCCCGTCGCGAGAGATATGCCCCAGCAGCCCGGCGCGCGCTTCCGTGAACCAGCCGTGACCGGCAGCGCGCATCGCAGCGGCGAATTCGGCCTGCCAGGCGCGGCTCGCCTGCCACAGGCGCCAACCGATGTGGTCGAGCAATGCTTCGGCTTTTTCGTCAAGCTCCTTGACCATTTTATCGATGCTCCGTATAGTCAAGATACTTGACGACTCCCATCGCGTCGAGCGATTTCGAACTCAAACCTGGGACCTCGGACAATGACAATTCTGAACAGGGACACGCTGGCCATCATCATGATCGGCACCACGCATGTCATCGACATGGGCGGCAAGAGCGCCTTCATCCACTACCAAACCGCTGAAAAGGCACACATGCTGCTGCCGGACGGCACCCGCTTCCATGGACAATGGGACCTGCTGGACGACGGCTACAAGGTCGAATGGGCGGATGGCCCGGCCGGCTCCTGGAAACTCGATCACAAGCCGGGAGCCATCGACTATGTCGATGCAACTGGCACTGTGCGCGGGCGCATCTCGCGCATCGATTTCGGCGATCCTGCCAGCCTGGCGGCCTGATCGGTACAGTCAGGCGCCGAGCAAGCCGTCACCGATCGCCTGATCGAGCAACCCGACCGCATCCGCCAGCTTCTCGTCGATGACATGGAGATATTCGGTCCAGTCACTGACATGCTGCAAATCGGCCGCGCCGTCGGAAATGCCGCGCAGCCCGATCAGCGGGATGTCGAACAGCTGGCAGGCGCGCAGGCAAGCGAACGTCTCCATGTCGACCATATCTGCGGCGATCACATCATAAGCCGCACCGGTGACGATCGCGCCGCCGGTCGACAGCGTCGCCTCCCTTACATCAGGAATCCTAAACGGCAATGGCACGGTCACCGGCAGGTCGAGGAAGGGTGTCGCGCCTTTCTCGAAGCCGAGCGGCGAGGCATCGATGTCGCGATAGCTGACCGAGACGGCCTGGTAGATTTCCGTCTGTTCCAGCGTCCGGCTGCCGGCTGAGCCGAGCGACACGACGAGGTCAGGCAGTGCCTTCTGCGATTTCAGCCAGGAGAGTTCCGCGCCCAGCCTGACGCCGGCCTCGACAGGACCGACGCCTGTCATCAGCGGCGTGAACAGTTGCTTGAGGTGTGGACCGTATTCGGCTTGCGCCGCCATGACGAAGAGGACGTCCTTGCCCGACAGGCGCGCCACTTTACCGGCCATGATCATTTACTCCTCTGCCGATCACCTGCTTATCTGCACCGCCGCCCGCCGGGACCCGCTGCCTGCGGCAGCTCCCGACGTTCGCGGCCTTTCATCGTGCCACTGGCACGATGAATTCGCCTGCGGCGAACCGGCCACTCACCCTTCTATGCCGTCGCGGCCAACCACGGTCATCATCGTGCCGGTCATGGTAGCAATCAGTTTGGCTTCGCCGTCGGCGGCGAAGGCATAGGCCTGGCCGTCGGCAACGATGATGGTGCGGCCGGGTTTGGTCACCGAGCCGCGAAACAGGAAGCGCTCGCCCCTGCCCGGCGCCAGCAGATTGACCTTGAACTCGATGGTGAGCACGCCAGAGTTTTCCGGCATCAGCGAAAACGCCGCATAGCCGCAGGCCGAGTCCAGCGCGGTCGAAATGACGCCGGCGTGCAGAAAGCCGTGCTGCTGAGTCAGTGCTTCCGAATAGGGCATCTCGATCTCGATGATGCCGGGCGTCACCAGTGTCAGTTCGGCGCCGATCGTGGCCATCGCCTTCTGGCGCGCGAAGGAGGTCCTGACGCGATCTTCATAGTCCGGGGCGGGTACGATCTTTGCTGCCATGGCCGCTGCCTTCCTTTATGCGGATAAGCTTATTGCAGAGGCATGGGCGGCAGGCAAATGCTTTTGCTGCACTGCAGCAATCGACCTCGTCTTCTGGCCGGCGGCACGCATCCGTCAGGGATTGGCGATATCCAACGGGTTCAAGCCGACCTGCGCAATGCGCAGAAGTAAAACCCGTCGGTGCCGCTCAGCGCCGGCGACAGCGAGATGTCGCCTTTGGCGCCGATGCGTACGGCTGCCTCATGGCCGGGAAAACGGCTGTCCCAGAGCGCGCGATGGTCGACCGGGACAAAACCGCTGTTGCGCTCCCGGAAGGCCGCGACCTGCTCGCCATTCTCCTCATCGAAGACCGAGCAGGTGATGTAGACCAGCAGGCCGCCCGGTTTGACATAGGCCCTGGCCGCATCGAGGATCGCCTGCTGCTCACCCTTGCGGGCATCGAGCTGTCTTTGCGTCAGCCGCCATTTGGCGTCGGGGCGGCGCCGCCAGGTGCCGCTGCCGGTGCAGGGCGCATCAACCAGCACGATGTCCATGTGGTTGCCGAGCGGGGCGAGTTCGGCCGGCTTGGTGACGATCTGGACATTGCGGTTTTCAGAGCGGCGGATGCGGTCGAAGATCGGCGCCAACCGGGCCTTTTCGGCATCGTGGGCAAAGATCTGGCCCCGATTGTCCATCGAAGCCGACAGGGCCAGTGTCTTGCCACCGGCGCCGGCGCAGAAATCCAGCACCTGCATACCGGCTTCGGCCCCGGCAAGGGCGGCCGCGATCTGCGAGCCTTCGTCCTGGACCTCGAACCAGCCTTTCTGGAAGGCCGGCTCGGCCTGAACGTTTGGGTGCCGGCCGTCGCCGTCGATCGGCGGGATGCGGATGCCGTGCGGGGCTATTGCCGAGGGTTTCGCACCGGTTCCCGTCAGTTCGGCCAGCACCTTGTCGCGATTGGCTTGCAAGGTATTGACCCTGAGGTCGAGCGGCGGGCGTGTCGCCAGCGCGGCGCCCTCATCGGCCCAGCTGGGGCCAAAGGCTCGCTCGAAAAGCGGCGCGCACCAGTCAGGAACATCCGCCCGCACCGCGTCCGGCGCATCGGCAAGCCGGCGATCGGCAATTGCCTGAAGCTCTGCGGCGCTCAGCAGCGGCGGTGCGAACTTGTCGCCATCGAGCGCGTCGTTGAGCGACTGGGCCGTCTGGCCCCATTCGAGCAGCAGCGCGCCGAAGCCGATGGCGCGCGGCGTGTCCTCGCCCAGCAGCCAGCCGGCGGAACGCTTGTGACGCAAGGCGTCGTAGACGATGTTGCCGATCGCCGCACGGTCGCCGCCGCCGGCAAAGCGATGCGACAGGCCCCAATCCTTCAGCGCGTCCGCCACCGGCCGGTGGCGCCGGCCGATGTCTTCCAGCACTTCGATGGCCGCAGCCAGCCGTCCGCCCAGTCGCATGGTCTTGTTCCGTCACGCAGAAAATTATTCCGGCCCTGCTCTAGAGCGCGCAACCGGCGGGCACAAGCAGGCCAGCCGGCACAACCGCTCTGCTTTCCAACTTTTCTGGTTGCGAATACTCTTTCGGTTGTGATTCGCGGCGCGAAAAGGCGGACCGGCGGATCGACACGAGGAGAGGGCAATGAAGACTTATCTGGCGGAAGTTCTAGGCACATTTCTATTGGTGTTCATCGGTACGGCTTCTGTGGTGACGGGCGGCTTCGGCGGTGCGGTGCCGCTCGGCCAGGAAGGCATCGGTCTGGCATTCGGCATCGGCCTCATTGCGGCGGCCTATGCGATCGGCCCCATTTCGGGCGCGCATCTCAATCCAGCGGTGACACTCGGCGTCTTCCTTGCCGGCCGGCTGCCGGCCAAGGACGTCATCCCCTACTGGATCGCGCAGGTCATCGGCGGCGTCCTTGCTTCGCTGGCGCTGTGGATCATCGTCTCCGGCCAGGTTGGCGGACACACCACAGGCTTCGGCGCCAATGGCTGGGACGTGACGAAATGGGGTGTCAGCTCGGCATTCCTGTGGGAAGTGATCGGCACCTTCACCTTCGTCACCGTGATCCTGGGCGTCACGGCTGAAAAGCACTCGACGGCGTTCGCCGGGCTGGTCATCGGCCTGACGCTGGCAGGGTTGCACTTTGCCATCATCCCGGTGACCGGCACCTCGCTCAATCCGGCCCGGTCGATCGGCCCGGCGCTGTTTTCGGGAACTGCCGCGATCGGCCAGCTCTGGCTGTTCATCGTTGCACCGCTGATCGGCGGCGCCATCGCCGGCGTCGTCGCCAAGGCACGCATCTTCGAGAAGGACTGAGTTTCGAAGGCTCGGGCATCGAAAGGCGCGGGCCAGGTCCGCGCCTTTTTTGTTGGCGATAGACCCATCTAATTCTCGCCAACGGCTCGGCCTCAAGACAATGATTAGTCTCGGCATTTTACCCGAGATCAGGTGTTTTTGAGAAACGGGTTTTCAGGAGGGTCCGAAATTTCTGCATAGTCTTTTCGGTTGTCTGCGCATCGGCAGCCGCAAAGCCCATGACAAGACCGTTTTGCTCCGTGCCGTGACGGTACTGGATCGACAGCGCCGAGACATTGATGCCCTGCTGGAGCGCCGCCTCGGCGACCGCCCTGTCGCTGCATATGTCGCGGAAAATGCCGACGACCTGGATGCCGGATTCGGTCGTGTGGAAATCCAGCCATTCGCCGAGATGCCTTTGCGCGCTTTCCAGAAAGAACTGCCGCCTCTCCCCATAGAGCCGCCGCATGCGCCTGAGGTGACGGGTGAAATGCCCCTCATTCATGAAGTCGGCCAGCGCGGCCTGGGTCAGCAAGGGGGCGAACTGGCCGGTCACGCTCAGCGCCGAGACGATCGTATGGTCGATCGCCTTGGGCACCACCAGGAAGCCGAGCCGCATGGCTGGAAACAGTATCTTCGCGAAGGTGCCGACATAGACCACGCGATTTGACGCGCCGATGCCCTGTAGCGCAGGAATCGGCTGTCCTTGAAAACGATATTCGCCGTCATAGTCATCCTCGATGATCCATGAGCGCCAGGTCTCGGCCATGTGCAGGAGATTGAGCCGCTGTTCCATCGGCATGGTTATGCCGAGAGGGTGATGGCAGGAGGGCGTCACAAAGATCATGCGCGGAATGACAGGCGGCGGATCGAGGTGCCAGCCGGCGTTGCTGACGCGCAGCGGTGCCAGTTTCGCGCCGGCCGAGACAAAGGCCGAACCGGCGCCATAGTATCCTGGTTCCTCCATCCATACCGTGTCGCCTTCATCGATCAGCAGCCGAGCCAGAAGATCGAACGCCGACTGGGCACCATTGGTGACGACGATCTGTTCGGGGCTGCACTTCACGCCCCGCGA is part of the Mesorhizobium loti genome and encodes:
- a CDS encoding RsmB/NOP family class I SAM-dependent RNA methyltransferase; translated protein: MRLGGRLAAAIEVLEDIGRRHRPVADALKDWGLSHRFAGGGDRAAIGNIVYDALRHKRSAGWLLGEDTPRAIGFGALLLEWGQTAQSLNDALDGDKFAPPLLSAAELQAIADRRLADAPDAVRADVPDWCAPLFERAFGPSWADEGAALATRPPLDLRVNTLQANRDKVLAELTGTGAKPSAIAPHGIRIPPIDGDGRHPNVQAEPAFQKGWFEVQDEGSQIAAALAGAEAGMQVLDFCAGAGGKTLALSASMDNRGQIFAHDAEKARLAPIFDRIRRSENRNVQIVTKPAELAPLGNHMDIVLVDAPCTGSGTWRRRPDAKWRLTQRQLDARKGEQQAILDAARAYVKPGGLLVYITCSVFDEENGEQVAAFRERNSGFVPVDHRALWDSRFPGHEAAVRIGAKGDISLSPALSGTDGFYFCALRRSA
- a CDS encoding MIP family channel protein — protein: MKTYLAEVLGTFLLVFIGTASVVTGGFGGAVPLGQEGIGLAFGIGLIAAAYAIGPISGAHLNPAVTLGVFLAGRLPAKDVIPYWIAQVIGGVLASLALWIIVSGQVGGHTTGFGANGWDVTKWGVSSAFLWEVIGTFTFVTVILGVTAEKHSTAFAGLVIGLTLAGLHFAIIPVTGTSLNPARSIGPALFSGTAAIGQLWLFIVAPLIGGAIAGVVAKARIFEKD
- a CDS encoding winged helix-turn-helix transcriptional regulator, with translation MVKELDEKAEALLDHIGWRLWQASRAWQAEFAAAMRAAGHGWFTEARAGLLGHISRDGIRQAALIDRSAISKQAVQQLLDGLEAEGVVQRLPDPRDGRGKLVGYTSKGLDALRDGDRIKLEIERRYVGRIGQQRFAALMDALRALDTHLPNAGDKGAEVP
- a CDS encoding 5'-methylthioadenosine/S-adenosylhomocysteine nucleosidase, whose amino-acid sequence is MAGKVARLSGKDVLFVMAAQAEYGPHLKQLFTPLMTGVGPVEAGVRLGAELSWLKSQKALPDLVVSLGSAGSRTLEQTEIYQAVSVSYRDIDASPLGFEKGATPFLDLPVTVPLPFRIPDVREATLSTGGAIVTGAAYDVIAADMVDMETFACLRACQLFDIPLIGLRGISDGAADLQHVSDWTEYLHVIDEKLADAVGLLDQAIGDGLLGA
- a CDS encoding PaaI family thioesterase, whose product is MAAKIVPAPDYEDRVRTSFARQKAMATIGAELTLVTPGIIEIEMPYSEALTQQHGFLHAGVISTALDSACGYAAFSLMPENSGVLTIEFKVNLLAPGRGERFLFRGSVTKPGRTIIVADGQAYAFAADGEAKLIATMTGTMMTVVGRDGIEG
- a CDS encoding PLP-dependent aminotransferase family protein — encoded protein: MKTSFPIDGISLDRDSPANLHRQLYVQLRDLIEHRVLPSGHALPSTRVMARDLHVGRNTVIAACDQLALEGYLAMRPRRPSVVMDLPTRSAVQEHVSAADENPISLRGQTMLAQPYHHGRPGMLAFHPGMPDPDNFPFNTWSKLLSRRAKFAHIDLFGTYHVKGYPPLCEAIARYLTASRGVKCSPEQIVVTNGAQSAFDLLARLLIDEGDTVWMEEPGYYGAGSAFVSAGAKLAPLRVSNAGWHLDPPPVIPRMIFVTPSCHHPLGITMPMEQRLNLLHMAETWRSWIIEDDYDGEYRFQGQPIPALQGIGASNRVVYVGTFAKILFPAMRLGFLVVPKAIDHTIVSALSVTGQFAPLLTQAALADFMNEGHFTRHLRRMRRLYGERRQFFLESAQRHLGEWLDFHTTESGIQVVGIFRDICSDRAVAEAALQQGINVSALSIQYRHGTEQNGLVMGFAAADAQTTEKTMQKFRTLLKTRFSKTPDLG